A stretch of Corallococcus exiguus DNA encodes these proteins:
- a CDS encoding LamG domain-containing protein — protein sequence MLGTALAGLPGAVFAQGRPSLVNTRIGTPFGANGHSSTVDGRIFVGNIGEDHATTTTTWIARVFRPEAVTYDSAGKPSFAGTFSAGKTVTVRNGENALAFCFTNPAQPYALSSGVAVYQPFLFDSMMFNGDNVFRRRTTDIRVSQPFTTAADIASFSTGPLETLRTVTGATIRGIEPTMTSDGRLIIYQGAPANTGGIDHMMYAYNPTPCAATGWSNPRPLSMMFNDTNAGVKSYPLAWKRLKAATGEDFGDTTSGALVRGAYAWVDHEGRNLVYIAVTYTDGARREAVSLVGADTNWTAYHIDGAINTDRMDIAHLFYSGPMWNFEQERLPSQSFPPGQSNAAHYLPVTKTHDVLALFGSNTADYNEVDLGELMDPFHLLFLPMNELVTRAGAYDLTRTPDLSGRFFTGTLVGGASISPGNALTRSSPDSLWQPHGKGKALVVPGGSALAVNLADPSSTVPGVGAFVRGLSVEFAVRPDADIQQGCTTGNPYRYLMHKSGGLDIIYEASNQPQFSLVVNGQRVRLGGGPVLPVGQWSHLAYTWDGTTGVFQEYLNGVPTNRALPVAPGTARLGTGTLYIGAGANLDTQRCPANGEGSFRGAIDEVRIFTHARSNRSICMTAHGANCREEAIQHTPSAGQFVMSSQAPACNGTSALNSAACLSAMHRACAQRGAGDAMASSTNTWDTIMQLVSNRPPISLAGVPVASTATDLTVACAPIQHESVAVTFEELTRIHAGCTDERGVTSTHCTAAAHRFCNGQGWTTGQVFEVTSRPWVGCFNSGLRTDVEKSVLGPVSNLGDYTAPGSRLEVSQWCRTQGYGAGVVQEIPSATKAHVHCFQPAVTASWRYLP from the coding sequence ATGCTTGGGACGGCGCTCGCGGGCTTGCCCGGGGCGGTGTTCGCGCAAGGCCGGCCGTCGCTGGTGAACACGCGCATCGGGACGCCGTTCGGGGCGAACGGGCACTCGTCCACGGTGGACGGGCGCATCTTCGTGGGCAACATCGGCGAGGACCACGCGACCACGACGACCACGTGGATTGCCCGTGTGTTCCGTCCGGAGGCGGTGACGTACGACTCGGCGGGCAAGCCGTCGTTCGCGGGCACCTTCTCCGCGGGGAAGACGGTGACCGTGCGCAACGGGGAGAACGCGCTGGCGTTCTGCTTCACCAACCCCGCCCAGCCCTACGCCCTGTCGAGCGGCGTCGCGGTGTACCAGCCGTTCCTCTTCGACTCGATGATGTTCAACGGGGACAACGTCTTCCGGCGGCGCACGACGGACATCCGCGTGTCCCAGCCCTTCACGACGGCGGCGGACATTGCATCGTTCAGCACCGGTCCGCTGGAGACGCTGCGCACCGTCACCGGCGCCACGATTCGCGGCATCGAGCCCACGATGACGTCCGACGGCCGGTTGATCATCTACCAGGGCGCGCCCGCGAACACCGGCGGCATCGACCACATGATGTACGCGTACAACCCCACGCCGTGCGCGGCCACGGGCTGGAGCAACCCGCGTCCGCTGTCGATGATGTTCAACGACACGAACGCTGGCGTGAAGAGCTACCCGCTGGCATGGAAGCGGCTGAAGGCGGCCACGGGCGAGGACTTCGGCGACACCACTTCCGGTGCACTGGTGCGCGGTGCCTACGCGTGGGTGGACCACGAGGGCCGCAACCTCGTCTACATCGCCGTCACGTACACGGACGGCGCGCGACGTGAGGCAGTGAGCCTGGTGGGCGCGGACACGAACTGGACCGCGTACCACATCGACGGGGCCATCAACACGGACCGCATGGACATCGCGCACCTCTTCTACTCGGGGCCCATGTGGAACTTCGAGCAGGAGCGCCTGCCCTCGCAGAGCTTCCCGCCCGGGCAGAGCAATGCCGCGCATTACCTGCCGGTGACGAAGACGCACGACGTGCTGGCCCTCTTCGGCAGCAACACCGCCGACTACAACGAGGTGGACCTGGGCGAGTTGATGGACCCCTTCCACCTGCTCTTCCTGCCCATGAACGAGCTCGTCACGCGCGCAGGAGCGTATGACCTCACGCGCACGCCGGACCTGTCCGGCCGCTTCTTCACGGGCACGTTGGTGGGGGGCGCCTCCATCTCGCCGGGCAACGCGCTGACGCGCTCCTCGCCGGACTCGCTGTGGCAGCCGCACGGCAAGGGCAAGGCGCTGGTGGTGCCTGGCGGGAGCGCGCTCGCGGTGAACCTGGCGGATCCATCCAGCACGGTGCCCGGCGTGGGCGCGTTCGTGCGTGGCCTGTCGGTGGAGTTCGCGGTGCGGCCGGACGCGGACATCCAGCAGGGGTGCACCACCGGCAATCCCTACCGCTACCTGATGCACAAGTCCGGCGGGCTGGACATCATCTACGAAGCCAGCAACCAGCCGCAGTTCTCCCTGGTCGTCAACGGCCAGCGCGTGCGACTGGGCGGCGGCCCGGTGCTGCCCGTGGGGCAGTGGAGCCACCTGGCCTATACGTGGGACGGCACCACCGGCGTCTTCCAGGAGTACCTCAACGGCGTGCCCACGAACCGCGCGCTGCCTGTCGCTCCGGGGACGGCCCGGCTGGGCACGGGGACGCTCTACATCGGCGCGGGCGCGAACCTGGACACACAGCGCTGCCCGGCGAACGGCGAGGGCTCGTTCCGGGGCGCCATCGACGAGGTGCGCATCTTCACGCACGCGCGCTCCAACCGGAGCATCTGCATGACCGCGCACGGCGCCAACTGCCGCGAGGAGGCCATCCAGCACACGCCCTCCGCGGGTCAGTTCGTGATGAGCTCCCAGGCTCCGGCGTGCAATGGCACCAGCGCGTTGAACTCGGCGGCGTGCCTGTCCGCGATGCACCGGGCCTGCGCGCAGCGGGGCGCGGGCGACGCCATGGCGAGCAGCACCAACACCTGGGACACCATCATGCAGCTCGTCAGCAACCGTCCGCCCATCTCGCTGGCGGGCGTGCCGGTGGCGTCCACGGCCACGGACCTGACGGTGGCGTGCGCGCCCATCCAGCATGAAAGCGTGGCCGTGACGTTCGAGGAGCTGACGCGTATCCACGCGGGCTGCACCGACGAGCGCGGCGTGACGAGCACCCACTGCACCGCCGCCGCGCACCGCTTCTGCAACGGCCAGGGCTGGACGACAGGGCAGGTGTTCGAGGTCACGTCCCGGCCGTGGGTGGGCTGCTTCAACTCCGGGCTCCGGACAGATGTGGAGAAGTCCGTGCTGGGGCCGGTGTCCAACCTGGGCGACTACACCGCCCCGGGTTCGCGCCTGGAGGTGAGCCAGTGGTGCCGCACGCAGGGCTACGGGGCGGGCGTCGTCCAGGAGATTCCCAGCGCCACCAAGGCCCACGTGCACTGCTTCCAGCCGGCCGTGACGGCGTCGTGGCGGTACCTGCCGTAA